A genomic stretch from Pseudomonas sp. MUP55 includes:
- a CDS encoding amino acid ABC transporter permease, protein MPTVAKPYDLIDEVTDYPLRQRRVSTPIRALQVVPARHPWRWAGSIFAALVLLAIVHSLATNPRWEWGVFGQWFFSPSVLRGLGQTLLLTLLSTLFSIILGTALALARLSGSPLLAALAWGYIWFFRSMPALLVLIILYNFAYLYDHIVIGVPFTDQVFAQWSTVDVLSQFTVAVLGLSLMQAAYAAEIIRGGLIGVDAGQHEAAAALGLPASRRIFRIILPQALRSILPSGFNEIIGLVKGTSIVYVLALPELFYTVQVIYNRTQAVIPLLIVATVWYLIITTVLTSAQYYVERHFARGTARVLPPTPLQRLRHWLKEKTHG, encoded by the coding sequence ATGCCCACTGTCGCCAAACCCTATGACCTGATCGATGAGGTCACCGATTACCCGCTTCGCCAGCGCCGCGTGTCCACGCCGATCCGCGCCCTGCAGGTAGTACCGGCCCGGCATCCCTGGCGCTGGGCCGGCTCGATCTTTGCCGCGCTGGTGCTGCTTGCCATCGTGCATTCCCTGGCCACCAATCCGCGTTGGGAGTGGGGCGTGTTCGGCCAGTGGTTCTTCTCGCCGTCGGTGCTGCGCGGCCTGGGGCAGACCCTCTTGCTGACGCTGCTGAGCACGCTGTTCAGCATCATTCTCGGCACCGCGCTGGCCCTGGCACGGCTGTCGGGCTCGCCGCTGCTGGCGGCGCTGGCCTGGGGCTATATCTGGTTCTTCCGCTCGATGCCGGCGCTGCTGGTGCTGATCATCCTCTACAACTTTGCCTACCTGTACGACCACATCGTGATCGGTGTGCCGTTTACCGATCAGGTGTTCGCGCAGTGGTCCACCGTGGATGTGCTCAGCCAGTTCACCGTGGCTGTACTGGGCTTGAGCCTGATGCAGGCGGCATACGCGGCGGAGATCATTCGCGGTGGCCTGATCGGTGTGGATGCCGGCCAGCACGAAGCCGCTGCGGCGTTGGGGCTGCCGGCCTCGCGGCGGATATTCCGGATCATCCTGCCCCAGGCATTGCGTTCGATCCTGCCGTCGGGTTTCAACGAGATCATCGGCCTGGTCAAGGGCACCTCGATTGTCTACGTGCTGGCCCTGCCGGAGCTGTTCTACACCGTGCAGGTCATCTACAACCGCACCCAGGCGGTGATCCCGCTGCTGATCGTGGCCACCGTGTGGTACCTGATCATCACCACGGTGCTGACCAGCGCCCAGTATTACGTCGAGCGCCACTTTGCCCGTGGCACCGCGCGCGTGTTGCCGCCGACGCCGCTGCAACGTCTGCGCCATTGGCTCAAGGAGAAAACCCATGGCTGA